In one window of Toxotes jaculatrix isolate fToxJac2 chromosome 10, fToxJac2.pri, whole genome shotgun sequence DNA:
- the pabir2 gene encoding protein FAM122B isoform X1 produces MNNSGVMPQEKMELDLEIPSSLVQTDGHLRRSNSAPMINGLSDNSQVFQREVLRSRRNSTTVVNRPNMVPSSPIRVPSTRLHQIKQEEGVDVMNRETAHEREVQTAMQMSQSWEESLSLSDNDLEKSASSSPKRIDFVPVSPAPSPTRGIGKKQCFSPSLQILVSSNGLTPSPIPSPTRRFSRRSQSPINCIRASILGPIKRKGEMETESQPKRLFQGTTTMLSSDVSNLSDISSCHSPDLLDGSLSSVSSSTDSPGKMEGVSPSSSSNSPFASLQDLSPK; encoded by the exons ATGAACAACTCAGGAGTCATGCCACAAGAAAAGATGGAGTTGGATCTGGAAATCCCATCTTCGTTAGTCCAGACGGATGGACACTTGAGGAGATCCAACAGTGCACCCATGATAAATGGCTTAAG TGATAACTCCCAAGTGTTCCAGAGAGAGGTCCTGCGTAGCCGGAGAAATAGCACTACAGTTGTTAACAGGCCCAACATG GTCCCTTCATCGCCCATTCGTGTTCCCAGCACCAGACTCCATCAGATTAAACAA GAAGAGGGTGTAGACGTGATGAACAGAGAAACTGCTCATGAACG GGAAGTTCAAACTGCCATGCAGATGAGCCAGTCGTGGGAAGAAAGCCTTAGTCTG AGTGACAATGATTTGGAGAAGTCAGCATCTTCCTCTCCAAAGCGCATCGACTTTGTGCCTGTGTCGCCTGCTCCGTCCCCAACCAGAGGGATAGGAAAAAAG cagtgtttctctccttcactACAAATCCTTGTGAGCAGCAATGGCCTAACACCCAGCCCAATACCCAGCCCAACGCGACGCTTCAG CCGACGGAGTCAAAGCCCAATCAACTGCATCAGAGCCAGCATACTAGGGCCAATAAAACGCAAAG gggagatggagacagagagccaACCCAAGAGGCTCTTCCAGGGCACCACCACCATGCTGTCCTCTGACGTCTCCAATCTGTCAGATATCAGTTCCTG tcacTCTCCAGATTTACTGGATGGTAGTCTCAGCAGCGTCAGCTCCTCCACTGACTCCCCAGGCAAAATGGAGGGGGTGTCGCCCTCCTCGTCCAGCAACTCACCATTTGCCTCCCTCCAGGACTTGTCCCCAAAATGA
- the pabir2 gene encoding protein FAM122B isoform X2, with amino-acid sequence MVPSSPIRVPSTRLHQIKQEEGVDVMNRETAHEREVQTAMQMSQSWEESLSLSDNDLEKSASSSPKRIDFVPVSPAPSPTRGIGKKQCFSPSLQILVSSNGLTPSPIPSPTRRFSRRSQSPINCIRASILGPIKRKGEMETESQPKRLFQGTTTMLSSDVSNLSDISSCHSPDLLDGSLSSVSSSTDSPGKMEGVSPSSSSNSPFASLQDLSPK; translated from the exons ATG GTCCCTTCATCGCCCATTCGTGTTCCCAGCACCAGACTCCATCAGATTAAACAA GAAGAGGGTGTAGACGTGATGAACAGAGAAACTGCTCATGAACG GGAAGTTCAAACTGCCATGCAGATGAGCCAGTCGTGGGAAGAAAGCCTTAGTCTG AGTGACAATGATTTGGAGAAGTCAGCATCTTCCTCTCCAAAGCGCATCGACTTTGTGCCTGTGTCGCCTGCTCCGTCCCCAACCAGAGGGATAGGAAAAAAG cagtgtttctctccttcactACAAATCCTTGTGAGCAGCAATGGCCTAACACCCAGCCCAATACCCAGCCCAACGCGACGCTTCAG CCGACGGAGTCAAAGCCCAATCAACTGCATCAGAGCCAGCATACTAGGGCCAATAAAACGCAAAG gggagatggagacagagagccaACCCAAGAGGCTCTTCCAGGGCACCACCACCATGCTGTCCTCTGACGTCTCCAATCTGTCAGATATCAGTTCCTG tcacTCTCCAGATTTACTGGATGGTAGTCTCAGCAGCGTCAGCTCCTCCACTGACTCCCCAGGCAAAATGGAGGGGGTGTCGCCCTCCTCGTCCAGCAACTCACCATTTGCCTCCCTCCAGGACTTGTCCCCAAAATGA
- the mospd1 gene encoding motile sperm domain-containing protein 1 translates to MQQQHRQPELVEGSLPVFVFPTELVFYADEQTSHKQVLTLYNPYEFALKFKVLCTAPNKYTVVDATGAVKPQCCVDIVIRHRDVRACHYGVYDKFRLQVSEQSQRKALGRKEVTATLRPSASQEPPSPRPQDEERRIKEQFADSEFFEQTAFQTESRPVAGGPSLLTVLLGLACMAALMLPTLGEQESTVPVYLHLSVNKKLVAAYVLGLLTMVILRT, encoded by the exons atgcagcagcagcatcgaCAGCCTGAGCTGGTGGAAGGAAGCCTTCCCGTGTTTGTGTTCCCCACTGAGCTCGTCTTCTACGCAGATGAGCAGACGTCTCACAAGCAGGTGCTCACCCTCTACAATCCCTATGAGTTCGCCCTCAAGTTTAAAG TGCTCTGCACAGCGCCAAACAAGTACACTGTGGTGGATGCCACTGGAGCCGTCAAGCCACAATGTTGTGTTGAcat AGTAATCAGACACAGAGACGTGCGAGCATGCCATTATGGGGTGTACGACAAGTTCCGACTGCAGGTGTCGGAGCAGAGTCAGCGGAAAGCTCTGGGTCGCAAAGAGGTGACAGCAACGCTCCGTCCCTCTGCCTCACAGGAGCCACCCAGCCCCCGGCCCCAAGATGAGGAACGCAGAATCAAAGAGCAGTTCGCAGACAGCGAGTTTTTTGAACAGACTGCATTTCAGACAG AGAGCCGCCCTGTTGCTGGAGGACCCAGTCTGCTGACGGTGCTGCTTGGGCTGGCGTGTATGGCCGCCCTGATGCTCCCAACGCTGGGGGAGCAAGAATCTACTGTGCCTGTCTACCTCCACTTAAGTGTTAACAAGAAACTTGTAGCTGCTTATGTTCTCG GTCTTCTTACAATGGTCATCCTACGCACATGA